A single genomic interval of Arthrobacter globiformis harbors:
- a CDS encoding alcohol dehydrogenase catalytic domain-containing protein, with product MTQTMTAARMHAVGEPMVLEEVPLPIPTGADVRVRVESCNIVPNLANILANWTTWFPQNPLPALPAIFGLDPAGVVEAVGPDVRVFAPGDRVYVNPGRSCGACKECRSGKIMHCQHFAFAGYFGLTPTSSVMLDRYPYGGLAEYTLAPEGSLVRLPDNLSFHRAARFGYLGTGYAALQKAQLGPGSSLLINGISGTLGLGTALFALAQGVTTILGTGRNRELLERVRAISPDRIQVFSTDDGPIDKWVSEVTDGGVDGYISALGPNTPHAPFLEGLRSLRRGGVAVNVGATAGDVPIDVHHLMDQQQSLVGSCWFSPGEGQEMAALAGSGAVDLSVFEDVVFGLEDVNDAINGLENRNGGFSNYVISPNGGNGND from the coding sequence ATGACTCAGACCATGACAGCAGCACGGATGCATGCAGTCGGCGAACCGATGGTGCTTGAAGAAGTACCACTGCCCATACCGACAGGCGCCGACGTCCGCGTGCGTGTGGAGAGCTGCAACATCGTCCCCAACCTCGCGAATATCCTTGCGAATTGGACCACCTGGTTTCCGCAAAACCCGCTGCCGGCGCTTCCGGCCATTTTTGGGCTGGATCCGGCAGGTGTGGTCGAAGCAGTTGGTCCGGACGTTAGAGTTTTCGCACCCGGGGACCGTGTTTACGTGAATCCGGGTCGTTCCTGTGGTGCATGCAAAGAATGCCGGAGCGGCAAGATCATGCACTGCCAGCACTTCGCGTTCGCAGGCTACTTCGGACTTACCCCGACGTCGTCAGTCATGCTGGACCGGTACCCCTACGGCGGTCTGGCCGAGTACACCCTTGCTCCCGAGGGTTCTTTGGTCCGTCTGCCCGATAATCTGAGCTTCCACCGGGCAGCACGGTTCGGTTACCTCGGCACCGGGTACGCAGCCCTGCAGAAGGCACAGCTGGGACCTGGCAGCAGCCTGCTGATCAACGGCATCAGCGGAACCCTCGGACTCGGCACAGCACTGTTCGCTCTCGCCCAGGGAGTAACCACCATTTTGGGCACGGGCAGAAACCGCGAACTGCTCGAGCGGGTGCGCGCAATCTCCCCGGACCGCATCCAGGTCTTTTCCACCGACGACGGGCCCATCGACAAGTGGGTGTCGGAAGTGACTGACGGTGGTGTGGACGGATACATCAGCGCACTCGGACCCAACACCCCGCACGCTCCTTTCCTTGAAGGGCTGCGGTCGCTGCGCAGGGGCGGTGTCGCAGTCAACGTCGGCGCAACGGCCGGCGATGTCCCGATCGACGTTCATCACCTGATGGACCAGCAGCAATCCCTCGTGGGATCCTGCTGGTTCTCGCCCGGAGAAGGCCAGGAAATGGCAGCCCTTGCCGGTTCAGGCGCGGTCGATTTGTCAGTGTTTGAAGATGTCGTCTTCGGCCTGGAAGACGTCAACGACGCTATTAACGGCCTGGAAAACCGCAACGGAGGCTTCAGCAACTACGTCATCTCTCCCAACGGTGGCAATGGCAATGACTGA
- a CDS encoding cupin domain-containing protein: MVNTIVWATPASSRPMHLDLTSDLVSVVPGDGESVALVVTFPPDSVFADPLFDPAKAAQEQLEVTPGLAELFEQDNPGFHTTPTIDYGVVLSGEIVLDLDSTRTVLRQGDIVVQNGTRHAWRNVTEEPTRVFFVLLGTKRA; encoded by the coding sequence ATGGTGAACACAATTGTCTGGGCGACACCTGCGTCGTCGCGGCCCATGCACCTCGATCTCACCTCGGACCTTGTCAGCGTTGTCCCGGGCGACGGGGAATCGGTGGCTTTGGTCGTCACCTTTCCACCGGATTCCGTTTTCGCGGACCCGCTATTTGATCCCGCCAAAGCGGCGCAGGAACAGCTCGAGGTCACACCCGGACTCGCTGAATTGTTCGAGCAGGACAACCCGGGGTTCCACACAACCCCCACGATCGACTACGGAGTCGTGCTAAGTGGAGAGATCGTGCTTGACCTCGACTCGACCCGCACTGTCCTGCGACAGGGGGACATTGTCGTGCAAAACGGAACCAGGCACGCCTGGCGGAACGTGACCGAGGAACCGACGAGGGTCTTCTTCGTGCTCCTCGGAACGAAGCGAGCATAG
- a CDS encoding SLC13 family permease — MTQTTVRSAGSTEPTTAMKSSYLLHTLVGLVLMAVISFLPAPAPVTSTGMVVIGVFVGVLYLWTFVDLVWPSVLGIALSSFFINSVMEPPGLHGVWKALQESAGSWVVAFVVGSLLLTYALNESGLTSRIADWFLSRRWAQRSPWSFTYSLFACSFILGMFLDLIPTLVFMIALLNVVFRKLGYTYGEKYPLAVIIGCTFLINIAFAISPISHPVTLIGFGVFTGASKGASIGFVEYMIVGIPVGIIAAVLIALFLRYVARPNTDRFKTVNYAELASENATPLSRREVATAVIFTLVVITWILPGLISLFAPQSPIVAYFDDVTLIVPTLFGVILLMLLRIGGKPLLDHAAAFRSIPWGVISLVACAILFGTLLTEDRVGLNAFLVGALSPLFASGMSPFWVMLLLVLAIALITNVVNHVPVIIMFVAVCVPLAESLGVDNRLIGTLVILAAQMGFALPSSLASVALIFGDPWVKPAAVVRYGAYATLVSALTIALIGYPIASLVF; from the coding sequence ATGACTCAAACAACTGTGAGGAGTGCCGGGTCGACGGAACCGACCACGGCAATGAAGTCGTCCTATCTCCTCCACACGCTGGTCGGACTCGTCCTGATGGCAGTGATTTCCTTCCTCCCGGCACCGGCGCCGGTGACGTCCACTGGGATGGTGGTTATTGGCGTGTTCGTCGGAGTCCTGTACCTCTGGACGTTCGTCGACCTCGTATGGCCGAGTGTCCTCGGCATCGCACTAAGCTCCTTCTTCATCAATTCAGTCATGGAACCCCCGGGCCTCCACGGCGTTTGGAAGGCACTACAGGAATCAGCGGGCAGCTGGGTCGTGGCCTTCGTCGTCGGCAGCCTCCTCCTCACCTATGCTCTGAACGAATCCGGCCTAACCAGCAGGATTGCGGACTGGTTCCTCTCCCGACGTTGGGCCCAGCGAAGCCCATGGTCATTCACCTACAGCTTGTTCGCGTGCTCTTTCATCCTGGGCATGTTCCTGGACCTCATCCCCACCCTGGTCTTCATGATCGCCCTTCTGAACGTCGTTTTCCGCAAACTCGGGTACACGTACGGCGAAAAGTATCCTCTGGCAGTCATCATCGGCTGCACCTTCCTGATCAACATTGCATTCGCGATCAGCCCGATCTCACACCCGGTCACGCTCATCGGCTTCGGCGTTTTCACGGGCGCATCCAAGGGCGCTTCGATCGGATTCGTCGAGTACATGATCGTCGGGATCCCCGTAGGGATCATTGCCGCCGTCCTCATTGCCCTGTTTCTGCGATACGTCGCCCGCCCGAACACGGACAGGTTCAAGACGGTCAACTACGCTGAACTGGCCTCTGAGAACGCCACACCGCTGAGCCGGCGCGAAGTGGCCACAGCAGTAATCTTCACCCTTGTGGTGATCACCTGGATTTTGCCGGGCCTGATCAGCCTTTTCGCGCCCCAATCGCCGATCGTTGCGTACTTCGACGACGTGACCTTGATCGTCCCGACGCTCTTCGGGGTTATCCTCCTGATGCTCCTACGTATCGGAGGTAAACCTCTCCTTGATCATGCGGCGGCATTCCGCTCCATCCCTTGGGGCGTCATTTCGCTCGTCGCATGCGCGATTCTCTTCGGTACGTTGCTCACCGAAGACAGGGTAGGGCTGAACGCCTTCCTCGTCGGAGCACTCAGCCCACTATTCGCCTCAGGGATGAGCCCGTTCTGGGTCATGCTCCTCCTGGTCCTTGCGATCGCACTCATCACCAATGTCGTGAACCATGTGCCGGTGATCATCATGTTCGTCGCAGTTTGCGTGCCCCTTGCCGAATCGCTCGGGGTGGATAACCGCCTGATCGGAACGCTCGTGATCCTGGCGGCACAAATGGGTTTCGCCTTGCCGTCGTCGCTCGCGTCAGTTGCTTTGATCTTCGGCGATCCCTGGGTAAAGCCTGCCGCGGTCGTGCGATACGGAGCGTACGCAACGCTGGTTTCCGCACTTACCATCGCCTTGATCGGCTACCCGATCGCAAGCCTGGTCTTCTGA
- a CDS encoding PDR/VanB family oxidoreductase — protein sequence MELNEPELKLRVQRKQSTADGVTALTLVDVKGRPLPPWSAGAHIELDLGSELIRQYSLCSPLDDRTEWKVCVLRQAEGRGGSRHICDNVEAGDVLMARGPRNNFELLAAKRYIFIAGGIGITPLLPMIEQAEADGIPWTLTYGGRTLGSMAEAQTLRNKYSDKVVLWPQDEAGLMDLRAIISSAGEESLIYCCGPEPLLQGLETVRVEAGLAAGRVRTERFAPKVLAEPARQKTFKVEFARSRIAVDVGPGISIMDAAKAAGVPVLFSCSEGTCGTCETGIIAGAVEHRDSVLTQEEQEENQTMMICVSRAACDKLTLDL from the coding sequence ATGGAACTGAATGAACCGGAGCTCAAGCTCCGCGTCCAACGGAAACAAAGCACTGCAGATGGCGTCACAGCTTTGACCCTCGTCGACGTCAAAGGGCGGCCATTGCCGCCATGGTCTGCCGGTGCCCACATCGAACTCGACCTGGGCTCGGAGCTGATCCGTCAGTATTCTCTCTGCAGCCCCCTTGACGATCGGACGGAATGGAAGGTGTGCGTCCTCCGGCAGGCTGAGGGCCGAGGTGGTTCCCGCCACATCTGCGACAACGTTGAAGCCGGGGACGTCCTCATGGCAAGAGGGCCGCGGAACAACTTCGAACTGCTGGCAGCCAAACGCTACATCTTCATCGCGGGAGGTATCGGCATCACCCCGCTCCTTCCCATGATTGAGCAGGCCGAGGCGGACGGAATCCCTTGGACCCTGACTTACGGCGGCCGAACACTGGGCAGCATGGCAGAGGCTCAAACGCTGCGAAACAAGTACTCCGACAAAGTCGTTCTTTGGCCGCAGGACGAAGCCGGGCTGATGGACCTGAGAGCCATCATCAGCTCTGCTGGTGAAGAATCACTAATCTATTGCTGCGGACCCGAACCGCTGCTCCAAGGGCTCGAAACAGTACGGGTAGAAGCAGGACTGGCCGCCGGGAGGGTACGCACCGAACGCTTTGCTCCGAAGGTACTTGCCGAGCCAGCCCGACAGAAAACTTTCAAAGTCGAATTCGCCCGCTCCCGCATCGCCGTTGACGTCGGGCCGGGCATCTCAATCATGGACGCCGCCAAGGCAGCCGGGGTACCAGTCCTCTTCTCCTGCTCAGAGGGAACATGTGGCACCTGTGAGACCGGCATCATCGCCGGAGCGGTCGAGCACCGGGATTCGGTACTGACGCAGGAGGAACAGGAGGAAAACCAGACAATGATGATCTGTGTCAGCCGGGCGGCCTGCGACAAGCTGACACTCGACCTTTAG
- a CDS encoding cytochrome P450, whose product MTSPTPAAATAPSGRCPFSGDAGDFSSFFSGPYQQDPAASLKRARTEEPVFHDPETGYWVVTRYKDVKRVFSESKSFSAAVTLAPVMPPSAEAGEVLQKYAFAPSPVLIDSDQPVHRTIRRLNAPVFMPENIDRLEDFIRTTTNRYIDRFAEKGQADLVADLLWDVPCLIALEFLGVPEEDVDTVRKLATSMTEFIWGQASPEEQVHAAEGLGKFWAMAGRIVEKMKQLDNPPGWIGHTVKLQREHPELFPDSYLQTNVIGGTMAAHETTTNATANALLTLLQNRGQWDSICKDPSLIPAVVEECLRYSSSVVAWRRTAKVDVEIGGTTIPAGANVLMVIASANHDEDIFDAPDEFEPTRSNSTAHIAFGHGPHMCLGNHLARLEMKIFLEELSRRLPGMRLDDQEFTYLPNTSFRGPEKLQVSWNP is encoded by the coding sequence ATGACTTCACCAACCCCTGCCGCTGCAACTGCCCCTTCGGGCCGCTGCCCATTCTCCGGGGACGCCGGAGACTTCTCCTCCTTCTTCTCGGGCCCTTACCAGCAGGATCCAGCCGCTTCCCTCAAACGGGCCAGGACGGAAGAACCTGTTTTTCACGACCCCGAAACCGGCTACTGGGTGGTAACGCGCTACAAAGACGTCAAGCGCGTCTTCAGCGAATCAAAATCCTTCTCTGCAGCTGTGACACTCGCGCCGGTCATGCCTCCCTCAGCGGAAGCTGGAGAAGTCCTGCAAAAATACGCTTTCGCGCCGAGCCCTGTCCTCATTGATTCAGACCAACCCGTACATCGCACTATTCGGCGACTCAACGCTCCGGTTTTCATGCCTGAAAACATCGACCGCCTGGAAGATTTCATCCGGACCACGACAAATCGTTACATTGACCGTTTTGCCGAGAAAGGTCAAGCTGACCTGGTCGCAGATCTCCTCTGGGATGTTCCCTGCCTCATCGCCCTGGAATTCCTGGGTGTCCCCGAGGAAGACGTCGACACCGTCAGGAAGCTTGCGACATCCATGACGGAGTTCATCTGGGGTCAGGCGTCGCCGGAGGAACAGGTTCACGCGGCCGAAGGCCTGGGCAAGTTCTGGGCTATGGCCGGGCGTATCGTCGAAAAGATGAAGCAGCTGGACAATCCGCCGGGCTGGATCGGCCACACAGTTAAGCTTCAACGAGAACATCCTGAGTTGTTTCCCGACTCCTACCTGCAGACGAACGTAATCGGCGGGACTATGGCCGCTCACGAAACCACGACGAACGCTACCGCTAACGCCTTGTTGACCCTGCTGCAAAATCGCGGCCAGTGGGACTCGATCTGCAAGGACCCGTCGCTAATTCCGGCAGTGGTCGAGGAGTGCCTTCGCTACAGCAGCTCCGTGGTCGCTTGGCGCCGGACGGCAAAGGTAGATGTTGAGATCGGCGGAACAACCATTCCTGCCGGAGCCAACGTTCTGATGGTTATCGCCTCCGCTAATCATGACGAGGACATTTTTGATGCGCCCGACGAATTTGAACCGACGCGGTCCAACAGCACCGCCCATATTGCCTTCGGCCACGGTCCGCACATGTGCCTGGGCAACCATCTGGCGCGATTGGAGATGAAAATCTTCCTCGAAGAGCTCTCACGGCGGCTGCCCGGCATGCGCCTTGATGATCAGGAATTCACTTACCTGCCCAACACCTCATTCCGCGGACCTGAAAAGCTTCAGGTCAGCTGGAACCCGTAA
- a CDS encoding variable surface lipoprotein: MQRRITRALGAAAIFASIPLVAAGCRGKKEQPAATTAQGSH, from the coding sequence ATGCAACGACGCATTACTAGGGCCCTTGGAGCTGCTGCGATATTCGCATCTATTCCACTCGTCGCCGCGGGCTGTAGAGGCAAAAAGGAACAGCCCGCAGCCACAACCGCGCAGGGTTCCCACTGA
- the hxlB gene encoding 6-phospho-3-hexuloisomerase — translation MTQRNVATSTVDETAHSLALNLSLIRDEIAATAAGIDQRQLAALTAHIGLADRIFVAGAGRSGLILRTAAMRLMHLGHTVHVVGDTTTPAIASGDLLLVASGSGTTSGVVKASETAARAGARIAAFTTNPESPLAALTDALVIIPAAQKTDHGSSLSRQYSGSLFEQTLFIATESVFQTLWNNTNEPAEQLWLRHANLE, via the coding sequence ATGACCCAGAGGAACGTTGCGACATCCACCGTGGACGAAACAGCACATTCCCTAGCCCTCAACCTATCTCTCATCCGTGACGAGATCGCTGCAACAGCTGCCGGGATAGACCAGCGGCAATTGGCGGCATTGACAGCGCATATCGGACTGGCCGACAGGATCTTCGTCGCCGGAGCCGGGCGGAGCGGCCTGATCCTTCGGACCGCAGCCATGAGATTGATGCACCTGGGCCATACGGTCCACGTCGTCGGCGACACCACCACACCGGCGATAGCTTCCGGTGACCTGCTCCTGGTTGCTTCCGGCTCCGGAACCACATCCGGGGTCGTCAAGGCGTCTGAAACTGCAGCCCGGGCGGGGGCGCGGATCGCTGCATTCACCACCAACCCGGAGTCACCGCTGGCGGCACTGACCGATGCCCTGGTCATCATTCCTGCAGCTCAAAAGACCGACCATGGATCCAGTCTTTCCCGCCAATACTCAGGAAGCCTTTTCGAACAGACCTTGTTCATCGCCACGGAATCTGTCTTCCAGACCCTCTGGAACAACACCAATGAGCCGGCCGAACAGCTCTGGCTCAGGCACGCAAACCTCGAATAG
- the hxlA gene encoding 3-hexulose-6-phosphate synthase, whose product MKLQVAMDLLTVEDALELAGKVAEHVDIIELGTPLIKAAGLSAVTAVKNAHPDKIVFADMKTMDAGELEAEIAFKAGADLVSVLGSADDSTIVGAIKAAKAHNKGIVVDLIGVLNKVARAREVRALGAEFVEFHAGLDEQAQPGFDLNGLLQAGEEAKVPFSVAGGVNASTIEAVQQAGADVAVAGSAIYSAADPALAAKELNAAIA is encoded by the coding sequence ATGAAACTCCAAGTTGCTATGGATCTCCTCACCGTCGAAGACGCTCTCGAGCTGGCTGGTAAGGTCGCTGAGCACGTTGACATCATCGAGCTCGGGACACCGCTGATTAAGGCAGCCGGTCTCTCCGCTGTAACCGCGGTGAAGAATGCCCATCCTGACAAGATCGTCTTCGCTGATATGAAGACCATGGATGCAGGGGAGCTGGAGGCCGAGATTGCTTTCAAGGCCGGTGCCGACCTCGTCTCTGTGCTCGGAAGCGCCGATGACTCTACCATCGTGGGAGCCATCAAGGCAGCAAAGGCCCACAACAAGGGCATCGTTGTAGACCTTATCGGTGTTCTCAACAAGGTGGCCCGGGCCAGGGAAGTGCGTGCCCTCGGCGCCGAATTTGTCGAGTTCCACGCCGGCCTGGACGAGCAGGCACAGCCTGGCTTCGACTTGAATGGTCTGCTGCAGGCCGGTGAAGAAGCCAAGGTCCCGTTCTCTGTCGCAGGTGGCGTAAACGCATCGACCATCGAGGCTGTCCAGCAGGCCGGAGCTGATGTTGCCGTCGCCGGCAGCGCCATCTACAGCGCAGCCGACCCGGCCTTGGCCGCCAAGGAACTCAACGCAGCCATCGCCTAA
- the zwf gene encoding glucose-6-phosphate dehydrogenase: MHTTLERRRQRASNPLRDPRDRRLSRIAGPSSLVLFGVTGDLARKKLMPAVYDLANRGLLPPSFALVGFARREWDKEDFAAEVKASVQAYARTPFDEAVWNQLSEGIRFVQGEFGDDGAFERLGETIKELDDVRGTRGNHAFYLSIPPKAFEQVCRQLSKHGLAQADGDKWRRVVIEKPFGHDLESARKLNDIVESVFPADAVFRIDHYLGKETVQNILALRFANQLFEPLWNANYVDHVQITMAEDIGTGGRAGYYDGVGAARDVIQNHLLQLLALTAMEEPISFNADDLRAEKEKVLAAVKLPDDLSTHSARGQFTGGWQGGEQVQGYLEEEGIPADSTTETFAAIRVDIHTRRWSGVPFYLRAGKRLGRRVTEIAVVFKRAPNLLFRDHSEDDFGQNAVVIRVQPDEGVTIRFGSKVPGTQMEVRDVTMDFGYGHSFTESSPEAYERLILDVLLGEPPLFPRHEEVELSWKILDPFEEYWAGLGEQPEPYAPGSWGPASADELLARDGRTWRRP, encoded by the coding sequence ATGCACACCACTCTTGAACGGCGCCGGCAGCGGGCGAGTAATCCGCTCCGTGACCCACGCGACCGCCGCTTGAGCCGGATCGCCGGTCCGTCGTCGCTGGTGCTCTTCGGAGTGACCGGTGACCTTGCCCGCAAGAAGCTCATGCCGGCGGTGTATGACTTGGCGAACCGTGGGTTGCTGCCGCCCAGCTTCGCGCTGGTCGGTTTCGCCCGGCGTGAATGGGACAAGGAGGACTTCGCCGCTGAGGTGAAGGCCTCCGTGCAGGCCTACGCGCGCACGCCTTTTGACGAGGCGGTGTGGAACCAGCTCTCGGAGGGCATCCGCTTTGTGCAGGGCGAGTTCGGCGACGACGGCGCCTTCGAGCGGCTCGGCGAAACCATCAAGGAACTCGACGACGTCCGCGGCACGCGCGGCAACCACGCGTTCTACCTCTCGATCCCGCCCAAGGCGTTCGAACAGGTCTGCCGGCAGCTGTCCAAGCACGGCCTGGCCCAGGCCGACGGGGACAAGTGGCGCCGCGTGGTGATCGAGAAGCCGTTCGGGCACGACCTCGAGTCGGCCCGGAAGCTAAACGACATTGTGGAGTCGGTGTTTCCTGCGGACGCTGTGTTCCGGATCGATCATTACCTGGGCAAGGAGACGGTCCAAAACATCCTGGCGCTGCGCTTCGCGAACCAGCTGTTCGAGCCGCTGTGGAACGCGAACTACGTGGACCACGTCCAGATCACCATGGCCGAGGACATCGGCACCGGCGGCCGGGCAGGGTATTACGACGGCGTGGGCGCGGCCCGCGACGTCATCCAGAACCACCTGCTCCAGCTGCTCGCCCTGACCGCGATGGAAGAGCCCATCTCCTTCAACGCCGATGACCTGCGCGCCGAGAAGGAAAAGGTCCTCGCCGCCGTCAAGCTCCCCGACGACCTGTCCACGCACTCCGCGCGCGGCCAGTTCACCGGTGGCTGGCAGGGCGGCGAACAGGTCCAGGGCTACCTGGAGGAGGAAGGCATCCCCGCCGATTCCACCACCGAAACGTTCGCCGCGATCCGGGTGGACATCCACACCCGCCGCTGGTCCGGCGTGCCGTTCTACCTGCGCGCCGGCAAACGGCTGGGCCGGCGCGTGACCGAAATCGCCGTTGTCTTCAAGCGCGCTCCCAACCTGCTGTTCCGCGACCACAGTGAAGATGACTTCGGCCAAAACGCGGTGGTGATCCGGGTGCAGCCCGATGAGGGCGTCACCATCCGGTTCGGCTCCAAGGTCCCCGGCACCCAGATGGAAGTCCGGGACGTGACCATGGACTTCGGCTACGGGCACTCCTTCACCGAATCGAGCCCCGAGGCTTACGAGCGGCTGATCCTTGACGTGCTCCTGGGCGAGCCGCCGCTGTTCCCGCGGCACGAGGAAGTGGAGCTGTCCTGGAAGATCCTGGACCCCTTCGAAGAGTACTGGGCCGGGCTGGGTGAACAGCCCGAGCCGTACGCGCCCGGCAGCTGGGGCCCGGCCTCGGCCGATGAGCTGCTAGCCCGCGACGGACGCACGTGGAGAAGGCCATGA
- a CDS encoding IclR family transcriptional regulator, which yields MAGNNAKAGLSVVSKTVAILGAFSGERTELGLTELSHATGMPTSTVHRLVQELVQCGALERTATGRYVVGLKLWGIASRTPYSYALSDAAMPYLQQLLETTRGHAHLAALHGQSALVLEKLSWAESEQTISRIGSNLPLHATATGQVLLAYAPRALQEEVLAGPLPAFTSRTITDPLMFRRLLAMIRHQAVSRSLGELVPGLDACAAPVFWPDRQIAGSIGSVVVSGSCPPADLEAAVRKAAKGLSGFLESPDYGLGSRALFRPVLRPSHPPE from the coding sequence ATGGCTGGAAACAACGCTAAGGCCGGGTTATCGGTTGTTAGCAAGACGGTAGCCATCTTAGGAGCCTTCTCGGGCGAACGGACCGAACTGGGACTGACAGAACTGTCCCATGCGACTGGCATGCCCACGAGTACGGTCCATCGATTAGTTCAAGAGCTTGTGCAATGCGGGGCGCTCGAACGAACGGCAACCGGGCGGTACGTCGTCGGACTTAAGCTGTGGGGCATTGCCTCACGGACGCCCTACAGCTATGCCCTAAGCGATGCTGCCATGCCCTACCTGCAGCAGCTACTGGAAACGACCCGCGGCCATGCACATCTCGCCGCGCTTCACGGCCAAAGTGCTCTGGTCTTGGAAAAGCTGTCCTGGGCGGAGTCCGAGCAGACCATCTCACGCATCGGCAGCAACTTGCCGCTGCACGCCACCGCGACCGGCCAAGTCCTGCTCGCGTATGCACCCCGCGCCTTACAGGAGGAAGTCCTAGCCGGTCCGCTGCCCGCATTTACATCGCGCACGATTACCGATCCGCTCATGTTTCGTCGGCTCTTGGCTATGATCCGGCACCAAGCAGTCTCGCGTAGCCTGGGTGAACTTGTCCCAGGCCTGGATGCGTGCGCGGCGCCGGTTTTCTGGCCAGACCGGCAGATTGCCGGCAGCATCGGCAGCGTCGTCGTTTCAGGATCCTGCCCGCCCGCAGATCTCGAAGCGGCCGTCAGGAAAGCAGCCAAGGGACTTAGCGGTTTTCTTGAAAGCCCGGACTACGGCCTTGGTTCACGGGCACTATTTCGCCCGGTTCTAAGACCATCACACCCGCCGGAATGA
- a CDS encoding AMIN-like domain-containing (lipo)protein codes for MKKLSAWLTAIIMALGLGLLAPGSASAASYCGLVWSSLAKSNQAMSGASVTNVRSGQHSCFDRLVIDIKGKAAGYNVRYVSKVVQDGSGLPIKLRGGAFLQVTAHSPSYDSATGKATFVPANRSEVTNVSKCKTFRQVAWAGSFEGYTTLGLGVRARLPFKVYTLAGPGSGSKLVIDVAHQW; via the coding sequence ATGAAAAAACTAAGCGCCTGGCTCACTGCCATCATCATGGCACTCGGGCTGGGCCTGCTGGCTCCGGGGTCCGCCTCGGCAGCCTCTTACTGCGGACTGGTCTGGAGTTCGCTGGCGAAGTCCAACCAGGCCATGAGCGGCGCATCGGTCACCAACGTGCGCTCGGGCCAGCACTCCTGCTTCGACCGCCTGGTGATCGACATCAAGGGAAAGGCAGCGGGCTACAACGTCCGCTACGTTTCAAAGGTTGTACAGGACGGGTCCGGACTGCCCATCAAGCTGAGGGGCGGTGCATTCCTGCAGGTCACCGCCCACTCGCCCAGCTATGACAGCGCCACGGGCAAGGCCACCTTCGTGCCGGCCAACCGCTCCGAGGTGACCAACGTTTCGAAGTGCAAGACGTTCAGGCAGGTGGCCTGGGCAGGCAGCTTTGAGGGCTACACGACCCTGGGCCTCGGCGTCCGCGCCCGGCTGCCCTTCAAGGTCTACACCCTTGCGGGCCCCGGCAGCGGATCAAAGCTCGTGATCGACGTCGCCCACCAGTGGTGA
- a CDS encoding Lsr2 family DNA-binding protein, translating into MRLTLTQTTLNELRSALIRYTNAARKVTGGRGRPVSRKSGGAGSDAKAIRMWAIDNGLQVNTRGRIQADIVKKYLPAH; encoded by the coding sequence ATGAGATTGACCTTAACACAGACCACGCTAAACGAACTCCGTAGCGCTCTAATCCGCTATACCAACGCGGCCCGTAAAGTTACTGGCGGCCGCGGCCGGCCGGTATCTCGCAAATCCGGCGGTGCTGGTAGTGACGCCAAAGCTATTCGGATGTGGGCAATAGATAACGGCCTCCAGGTCAACACTCGCGGCCGAATACAGGCTGATATCGTTAAGAAATACCTGCCTGCGCATTAG